The genomic region CCGCACGTAGAAGCCGTCATCGAGGCGACCCAGCGGGTAGGTCAGCACGATGGTGCGGCTCTGGCCGCTGACGTCGTAGGACTTCACGACGCGGGTGTGCGGGGCGGCGAGGGTGTCCCGGTCGTCGACCTGGCCGGTGACCGCGCCGCGGATCACGTCGACCTGGGCCAGACTGGGCAGGAACTCCGACCAGTTCGGCAGCCGTGCCGGGGTGATCCGGATCTGCAGGGTGACCGGGGTGCCGCGGCGGGCGTGCAGCACCCCGCCGAGGGGTACTTCATCGTGGCCGGCGCGGAGCCGGACGTCCAGCGCGTCGACGAGTCCGCCGTGATCCACCCACACTCGGCCGGCTCGCAGGCCCTGCATGACGGCGGCGTAGGAGAAGCCGTCGGAGCCGACGTGGGTGCGGCTGTAGTAGCCGGGCCAGAAATCGCCGTTGGCCAGCTGCGGTGCGGTGATGTGTACGGGGTCGTTGTAGTAGCCGTTGGTGGTGAAATCGCTGCCGGGTCCGCGCTGGGAGGTGTCGGACCAGACCTGGTGGCTGTCGGAGTTCGCGCTGATCCACCACGGTTTGCCCTCGGCGAGCAGGCTGTCCCACAAGCCGCCGACGGTGGCGGTCATCCAGTCGAAACCGCCGAAGGTGCGGTAACTCTCCAGGGGGTAGCCGGGGAAGCTGGCCGCCGGATCGGGGCTGTTGTCGTAGAAGCCGCGGCCCGAGCCCGGGCCGTACGGCTTCGGGATGCCGGCGGCCTGGTGACCGGGTGCGCCTTCCATTCCGACGGCGATCTTCGGGGCGGCGTCGCGCCAGCCGCGGATCTCGTGCGGCGAGTCGATGCCCTTGCGGGCCGGGTGGTTGGCGAACATCAGGGCATCCGAGACCCGCCGCGAGGCCACGGAGTCGGACAGGAAATGCAGGCCGGCCACCGCCAAGGCCTCGTTGGCCGCGGTGTTCGCGGTCGCTGACTTGACTGCCCCGTCGTAGCCGTTCTCGAACGCCTTGAGGACGGACACCTCATTGCGGCCCGGGTGGACGAACACGGTGCCGTGCTCGGCGGCCGGAATGTTCCACTCCAAACCCTGGAACACCAGGGTGTCGGCCACGTCGCGGCGGGCCGCGACGATGTCCGGGTTGACCTTCTCCACGCCGATCTTGGCGTGCTGGATGGTGCCGTGGTCGGTGATCACCATCCAGTCCAGGCCGTAGGCATTGGCGTGGCGGACCTGGTCGATGACCCGGTACAGCCCGTCCGGGGAGAATTGGGTGTGGATGTGGTGATCCCCGGCCAGCCACTGGTAGCCGCCGCGAGGCACCTTCACCGGTTGACCGGCCGGGGTGGTCGCGGCGGCCGTTCCCGGACCGGCGATCACCGCGGCCGCCGCGCCGGCGCCCAGCACACCGGCCGCTCGGAAGAAACGCCTCCGCCCGAGATCGT from Nakamurella sp. A5-74 harbors:
- a CDS encoding PHP domain-containing protein, giving the protein MQHSHGGHVHEHSHTDGHRHDGGEPAVLSPAVDLSIQDSDLAPNDLGRRRFFRAAGVLGAGAAAAVIAGPGTAAATTPAGQPVKVPRGGYQWLAGDHHIHTQFSPDGLYRVIDQVRHANAYGLDWMVITDHGTIQHAKIGVEKVNPDIVAARRDVADTLVFQGLEWNIPAAEHGTVFVHPGRNEVSVLKAFENGYDGAVKSATANTAANEALAVAGLHFLSDSVASRRVSDALMFANHPARKGIDSPHEIRGWRDAAPKIAVGMEGAPGHQAAGIPKPYGPGSGRGFYDNSPDPAASFPGYPLESYRTFGGFDWMTATVGGLWDSLLAEGKPWWISANSDSHQVWSDTSQRGPGSDFTTNGYYNDPVHITAPQLANGDFWPGYYSRTHVGSDGFSYAAVMQGLRAGRVWVDHGGLVDALDVRLRAGHDEVPLGGVLHARRGTPVTLQIRITPARLPNWSEFLPSLAQVDVIRGAVTGQVDDRDTLAAPHTRVVKSYDVSGQSRTIVLTYPLGRLDDGFYVRLRGSDGKRLAPGLMGAAVDPAGPKMDVVGDADPWNDLWFYTNPMWVLPNNK